The following nucleotide sequence is from Phocoena sinus isolate mPhoSin1 chromosome 14, mPhoSin1.pri, whole genome shotgun sequence.
ACAGCCGAGTCCGTCTGCAGTCTTGgccagccctggccctgctcGGGCAGAGGAAAGAAACACGATCGTCTGACCCATCTGGGTGTGCATGGCTCCTGCTAAATTATTGACTCCTGGCATCCCCTTGTGCCTCAGAAGCAGGGCACTCAACGAGCCCCCTTCCCCAGCTCTCTGCCCTGAGCTGCCCTGGGTGCCTCACAGTATGCACCCCACACGTAGCCTCAGCAGGACCTTGGGGCTGTTGAAGGTCCTCTCTGTGAGCCCACCCTGACCCCGTGTCTGTGCCCACTTCTGGACAGGGTGGTGTAATTGGGGTCATTATCAACTGGGACTGTGACCTGGACCTGTCGGCGTCAAAGTGCAACCCCAAATACTCCTTCCGGAGGCTCGACCCCAAGCATGTCCCAGCCTCATCTGGCTACAACTTCAGGTACCTTGGCCTTGGGACACTGGGTCCTCGTCTGCCCTAGCCGTGGAGGTCCAGGAGTCAACAGGGCAGGTGCCCAAAGGTTCAGGGGCGCCAGTGGTCGGCTGAGTCTTGGAGCTGCCCCACTTGGGCAACAGGTGCACCCCCCGTCATGCTCCTCAGGGGCAGGTGGCCAGGGCTCCTGCACCCGGGTCATTCCCTCCCAAATTCTGACGTGCTTCCGGGTCATTCCGCCCTAGGTTCGCCAAGTATTACAAAGTAAACGGTAGCACCACCCGCACACTCATCAAAGCCTACGGGATCCGAATTGACGTCATCGTGCACGGACAGGTAAACCAGCCCACCTTGCCTACCTGAGGCTTGGGCTGGCCCAGCCTCAACCTCTCCTACCACGCCCCACGCCTCCCTTGAGCCCCACTCCCGCATCTCAGGCAGCCTCTTTGCCTCCAGGCAGGGAAGTTCAGCCTGATTCCCACCATCATTAACCTGGCCACAGCGCTGACCTCTATCGGGGTGGTAAGGGATGCACACTAGGgtcacggggggtggggggacgggggGGCAGGTGCCAGGCTCTTACGCATTGGTCTCGCTGGTCTCAGGGCTCCTTCCTGTGCGACTGGATCTTGCTAACGTTCATGAACAAAAACAAGGTCTACAGCCATAAGAAATTTGACAAGGTGTGTACTCCAGGGCCTTCCTCAGGCAGCTGGCCTGTGACCCTGGCCCTTGTTTTGGGCCAGGGCCCTCCCCCACCCTATCCCTGCTCCGCAGACCCAGGCCAGGCTGGCCAACCGCAAggtgaggggcagagccaggcccgGGCTGTCCCACCCCCATGGCCTTGCCCCACCTCTGCCCCGTCTGAGCAGATGGTGGATGCTCCCAAGCGGGGTGCAGGACCAGGGCTTGGCGCCTCTGAGCCTTCCCAACAGGACTGCGCTCTCACAGACGCCCGAGGTTTGGCCCAGCTCTGAGCCCACTCCCACCTTCTGTCGTGCTGCACTGAAGACCTGGGCCTGTTGGGGGCCCCTGAAGTCTGTGGCCCCAGGAGCGCCCCACTCCCCAGGGCAGCATGGCTTGGACCTTGGACCTGGGCCctgcccacacacctcaacaCTGCGTCGCAGCAAAACCAGCAGCCAAAGGGCCCCGTGCA
It contains:
- the P2RX2 gene encoding P2X purinoceptor 2 isoform X4, which gives rise to MAAAEPKTPAGTAAARRLARSCWSAFWDYETPKVIVVRVHRAEELPGQGDGSRELRHHQGQGHHFVREQSVGRGGVRETPRGLRTGRCVPYYHGSSKTCEVSAWCPVEDGASVSQFLGKMAPNFTILIKNSIHYPKFQFSKGNIENRKDGYLKHCTFHEVSDLYCPIFKLGYIVEQAGENFTQLAHAGGVIGVIINWDCDLDLSASKCNPKYSFRRLDPKHVPASSGYNFRFAKYYKVNGSTTRTLIKAYGIRIDVIVHGQAGKFSLIPTIINLATALTSIGVGSFLCDWILLTFMNKNKVYSHKKFDKVCTPGPSSGSWPVTLALVLGQGPPPPYPCSADPGQAGQPQGEGQSQARAVPPPWPCPTSAPSEQMVDAPKRGAGPGLGASEPSQQDCALTDARGLAQL